A genomic segment from Desulfonatronum lacustre DSM 10312 encodes:
- a CDS encoding MnhB domain-containing protein codes for MSSRNVELCSKETTMMAPTESPIIHLASRGISPVILLIGLYVFFHGHYSPGGGFQGGVLLAAAILLLRLSLGTSLSQPIMPSWITLRLSALGALIFAGIGLVAVLFGGNFLDYHFLPMPWLDPAYLRYYGILMIEVGVTITVMTTLVSIYDDLLGC; via the coding sequence ATGAGCAGCAGAAACGTGGAATTGTGCAGCAAGGAAACGACCATGATGGCGCCCACCGAGAGCCCCATCATCCATTTGGCCAGCCGGGGCATCTCCCCCGTTATTCTGCTTATCGGCCTGTACGTTTTTTTTCACGGCCACTACAGTCCTGGAGGCGGCTTTCAAGGCGGCGTGCTTCTGGCAGCGGCGATTTTGCTGCTGCGTTTAAGCCTGGGAACCTCCCTGTCCCAGCCGATCATGCCCTCTTGGATTACCCTGCGCCTCAGCGCCCTGGGGGCGTTGATCTTCGCGGGAATCGGCCTGGTGGCCGTTCTCTTCGGAGGCAACTTTCTGGACTACCACTTTCTCCCCATGCCATGGCTCGACCCGGCCTACCTCCGCTACTACGGCATCCTGATGATTGAGGTAGGAGTAACCATAACCGTCATGACAACGCTCGTCTCCATTTACGACGACCTGTTAGGATGTTGA
- the mbhE gene encoding hydrogen gas-evolving membrane-bound hydrogenase subunit E, with the protein MKTLQYFLLLAFLGILIIAVTNLPPRGDVTAPVHQHVNPAGTPVAGTYFIQHAYKDTKTPNMVTVILADYRAFDTMGEVIVVFAGGIACFFILNVRRRKP; encoded by the coding sequence TTGAAAACACTTCAATATTTCCTTCTTCTGGCCTTTCTGGGCATTTTGATCATCGCGGTCACGAACCTGCCGCCCCGGGGCGACGTTACGGCTCCGGTGCACCAGCACGTCAACCCCGCGGGCACACCGGTTGCTGGAACCTACTTCATCCAGCACGCCTATAAAGACACCAAAACCCCGAACATGGTCACGGTCATCCTCGCCGACTACCGGGCATTTGATACCATGGGCGAGGTCATCGTCGTCTTTGCCGGCGGGATCGCCTGCTTCTTCATTCTGAACGTTCGACGGAGGAAGCCATGA
- a CDS encoding hydrogenase subunit MbhD domain-containing protein has product MHWMIEFLLFVILIVSAVVGLSVRNLLAAAVILTIFSFLTAAIMVSLGAIDVAFTEAVVGAGAVGVFSIVAILMTSRKSRD; this is encoded by the coding sequence ATGCATTGGATGATTGAATTCCTTCTTTTCGTAATCCTGATCGTTTCCGCGGTCGTCGGCCTCTCGGTCCGCAATCTGCTGGCCGCGGCGGTCATCTTGACCATCTTCAGCTTTCTCACCGCGGCGATCATGGTCTCCCTGGGGGCCATCGACGTAGCCTTCACCGAGGCGGTGGTCGGCGCGGGCGCCGTGGGTGTGTTCAGCATTGTCGCCATCCTCATGACATCAAGGAAGAGTCGAGATTGA
- the mnhG gene encoding monovalent cation/H(+) antiporter subunit G: MTFLQDGLAVLLVLGGTFFMLVGSIGINRLPDFFTRAHASGKVDTLGILMFLTGLAVFEGFTLNAAKLLLIIVFVAFTSPVAAHALARRALLYGMKPWYGNPKNEG, encoded by the coding sequence ATGACCTTTCTTCAAGACGGACTGGCCGTCCTTCTCGTCCTGGGTGGAACGTTCTTCATGCTCGTGGGCAGCATCGGCATCAATCGTCTGCCGGACTTCTTCACCCGGGCCCATGCCTCCGGGAAAGTGGACACCCTGGGCATCTTGATGTTCCTGACCGGCTTGGCCGTATTCGAGGGATTCACCCTGAACGCTGCCAAACTCCTGCTGATCATCGTCTTCGTGGCCTTTACCAGCCCCGTCGCCGCCCATGCCCTGGCCCGCCGCGCCCTGCTCTACGGCATGAAGCCTTGGTACGGAAACCCTAAGAACGAGGGTTGA
- a CDS encoding monovalent cation/H+ antiporter complex subunit F — MQTFFITIALVLCIALLIPFYRVYKGPTVFDRLLGSAAVGAKILTLILLFGLMFDRLDMFIDISLGYAILNFVGVIAMAKYFRSSARAAK; from the coding sequence ATGCAGACCTTTTTCATCACCATCGCCTTGGTCCTGTGCATTGCCCTGCTGATCCCGTTTTATCGGGTCTACAAGGGGCCGACGGTCTTCGACCGCCTGCTGGGATCCGCCGCTGTCGGAGCGAAGATCCTGACCCTGATCCTGCTCTTCGGCCTGATGTTCGATCGCCTGGACATGTTCATCGACATCTCGCTGGGCTACGCCATCCTGAACTTCGTCGGCGTGATCGCCATGGCCAAATATTTTCGTTCCAGCGCGAGGGCCGCGAAATGA
- a CDS encoding Na+/H+ antiporter subunit E, whose amino-acid sequence MNNTSFWLRHRGLILQILLLSAIWLILSGKLDAIYLLWGAISIAFVIWLSGKLNSIPLAKDEPCGSTRIIIPRLIVYLFWLVWQIIKSGVYVAYVVLHPKMPIEPMIVRFTSKQPNVLARVILGNSITLTPGTLTLDIEDDLFTVHALTRDTEEDLVSGDMEARVARLYMRECEREDMCCDIELITSGRGK is encoded by the coding sequence ATGAACAACACATCCTTCTGGCTTCGCCACCGCGGGTTGATCCTCCAGATCCTGCTGCTATCGGCCATCTGGCTGATTCTCAGCGGCAAGCTTGACGCCATCTACCTGCTCTGGGGAGCCATCTCCATCGCTTTCGTCATCTGGCTCAGCGGCAAGCTCAACTCCATCCCCCTGGCCAAGGACGAACCTTGCGGCTCGACCCGGATCATCATCCCCAGGCTGATCGTCTATCTGTTCTGGCTGGTCTGGCAGATCATCAAGTCCGGCGTCTACGTGGCCTACGTGGTCCTGCATCCCAAGATGCCCATCGAACCGATGATCGTCCGCTTCACCTCCAAGCAGCCCAACGTCCTGGCCCGGGTCATTCTCGGCAACTCCATCACCCTGACTCCGGGCACCTTAACCCTGGACATCGAAGACGATCTGTTCACGGTCCACGCCCTGACCCGGGACACCGAGGAAGACCTGGTCAGCGGCGACATGGAAGCCAGGGTGGCCCGGCTGTACATGCGGGAGTGTGAACGTGAGGACATGTGCTGCGATATTGAACTGATCACTTCCGGACGGGGGAAATAG